ATTATTGAAGGAATATTGAGCAGTGAAATACATCAACTTACAAATCTAACGAGAGAACAAAATAGAATttctaaccttttttttttatcagtgaACTTAGACCGAACAAAGTTCCTTCTCCGAAAGCAATCctcaaaaattaaaagaaaaactatattctaatttctaataTTCTAATTTCTAACTTCTAAGCCTAgttttcaaaacagagaaatgaGAGAGGTAAATGTTAACATGCGCCACCAGTGACCGTTATCTAAACGGCGCCAAATATTCTGAGGGTAACTTTTTCACAAGGAAACGCAAACAAAAACCCCCTCTCCCACTTACttctttccaaaaaaaaaaacactcactcacacacacaccactttctatctctccctttctctctctccttctcttgcCAGCGAACATGGAGAAAGGCTTCTCTCCCGTCGGTCTCAGGGTTCTTGTGGTGGACGACGACCCAACCTGGCTCAAGATTCTTGAGAAAATGCTCAAGAAGTGCTCCTACGAAGgttcccttcttctttttctatgtttttacaCATTGGGAGTCCACCTACTTAATTTCCTCTGCTTTTGTTTTAACCCCGTTGCAGTCACTACCTGTGGGTTAGCTAGAGAAGCTCTGAGGTTGCTACGAGAGCGTAAGGACGGGTTTGACATCGTGATCAGCGACGTGAACATGCCTGACATGGACGGCTTCAAGCTCCTTGAGCACGTTGGCCTTGAACTGGACCTCCCTGTCATAAGTGAGACTTCTATATATGATCttgagtaataaaataaaaacagaaaaggttaattattaattttgttgttTGCTTTTACAGTGATGTCGGTGGACGGTGAAACAAGCAGAGTCATGAAAGGCGTCCAGCACGGAGCGTGTGACTACCTGCTGAAGCCGATAAGAATGAAGGAGCTGAAGATCATATGGCAACATGTTCTTAGAAAGAAGCTCCAAGAGGTGAGAGACATCGAAGGCTGCTGCTATGACGTAGGAGCTGATTGGTTCACCCAAGCGCAGTTTCTTGGAGGTGGTGAAGATGTTTCTTTtgggaagaagagaaaagactTTGATTTTGAGAAGAAGCTTTTTCAGGATGAGAGTGAccaatcttcttcttccaagAAAGCTAGAGTGGTTTGGTCTTATGAGCTTCACCAGAAGTTTGTCAACGCTGTTAACCAGATCGGATGTGATCACAGTAAGTACCTCTCTTTAGCATTTCTTCTTGATAGGCAGTGATTTTTCTGGTGTCTTTGTGTATGGCAGAAGCTGGTCCCAAGAAGATATTGGACCTCATGAATATCCCATGGCTCACTAGGGAGAATGTTGCTAGCCACCTTCAGGTAAAACTTTACCCTTCTCTTTAATCCAAAAGAGGAAGAACACTAAGCTTTTTgtcactttttctatttttatttttatttttattttgtagaaaTACAGACTGTACCTGAGTAGATTAGAGAAAGGGAAGGAGATAAAGTGTTATTCTGGTGGAGTAAAGAATATGGATTCACCTCCAAAAGATGCTGAGATTAATTCAGGACATCAAAGCCCTGGCAAGAGCAGCAGCTATGCATTCCTTAAAGCAACAGAGACTGATCCAAAGCAACTTGCTTCAGCTTCTGTGTCTGACCCCACCAGTGATGTCCACATGCCTCCAAAAGCGAAAAAGACACGTATAGGATATGATCCTCCCATCTCATCCGGTGTGTTTGACTCTCGGCTTCCCTGGAATGATGTTCCAGACCCACTTGAATCCAAGCCTCCTATTCTGTACGAGAACAACTTTCTCCAGCAACAGCCATTGCCAAGCCAAAGTTCCTATGTTGCAAACTCTGCACCGTCTCTCATGCAAGAGGAAATGAAGCCTTCTTATGTGAATGCGGATGAGTTTCTCATGCCACAAGACAAGAACTCTACTGTGATCCTTCAAGATATGGACTTGTCCGCTCCCTTCAGCTCCAATGCAACCAGCAATACAGAGTCGATTCCGGGAAGCTTGAACTGGGAACTTCCAGAAGCACACCATTCAGATTCTTTAGACACTGATTTAGACTTCAGTTGGTTTCAAGGTGAGCATTTCTTTGCAAACACTGGACTCCAAAACTTCCAGTTTCAAGACTACAGTAGTAGCACATCACTCCTGTCTGAGCTCCCTCCCCATCTTTGGTATGGAAACGACACCCTGACGAGTATACCCTAATGGTAGACCAAGGTTTATTCATATCTTGACTCTTGTTCCATTAACTTCTTTTCCTATATTGGTTGGTAATATGCAGAAAGATTTTCTTTTCCCAAGAACCTTCCATGATCGAATGCATGTACAATAAATCCATGAGCGTCGCAGGCTAACTACACCACATTGATAAGACCATATGTTTCATACCCATCTCTTAAGATCATTAAACTGTCACATTAGTTTCGCTTTCTTGTGTGGTAGGAAAATATTAGACCTATCATATCTTGAGAATAAGATCTCTACTCTACACATTGTGTTTACTGGCAAACTAAGCATTTTTTTCTCCTTATCACACACCTTTGCATTTTGTAGCCCTACACATTGGCTTTATGTATCCATCATCTGCTAGCTGTTGAGAATCTGTCCCATAAGGTTAGGATCAAAGAATGTGAGAGAGAATTCTAACCAAcagctttttctttttaagaaaaGTTGAACTCGCAGGTTGTAACCGAACAGCTCTTTCTTTCAACAAATCTACAAACACAATAGGTTATATGTTACAAGAGATTTAAGAGAAACTGTTTCTCTGAGAGGtgtataaaagaaaaatgtgcACAAAATAGCAGGCATCTCGTCATAATATCCCTTTGGCAGTTGGACCTTCTGCATCCCATATCAAGACGGTTGAGATTGGAATCAGCTCACCAAGTGTCAGTTCTCCAGCCTTGGGACCCTGGGAAATATAGTCATTCAGTATATGATTCTGCTGAAAAGACACCAAAACATCAACTGAAGATGAACAGAGAGAAACATTGTT
This Brassica napus cultivar Da-Ae chromosome C6, Da-Ae, whole genome shotgun sequence DNA region includes the following protein-coding sequences:
- the LOC106436806 gene encoding two-component response regulator ARR11 isoform X1, whose product is MLTCATSDRYLNGAKYSEGNFFTRKRKQKPPLPLTSFQKKKHSLTHTPLSISPFLSLLLLPANMEKGFSPVGLRVLVVDDDPTWLKILEKMLKKCSYEGSLLLFLCFYTLGVHLLNFLCFCFNPVAVTTCGLAREALRLLRERKDGFDIVISDVNMPDMDGFKLLEHVGLELDLPVIMMSVDGETSRVMKGVQHGACDYLLKPIRMKELKIIWQHVLRKKLQEVRDIEGCCYDVGADWFTQAQFLGGGEDVSFGKKRKDFDFEKKLFQDESDQSSSSKKARVVWSYELHQKFVNAVNQIGCDHKAGPKKILDLMNIPWLTRENVASHLQKYRLYLSRLEKGKEIKCYSGGVKNMDSPPKDAEINSGHQSPGKSSSYAFLKATETDPKQLASASVSDPTSDVHMPPKAKKTRIGYDPPISSGVFDSRLPWNDVPDPLESKPPILYENNFLQQQPLPSQSSYVANSAPSLMQEEMKPSYVNADEFLMPQDKNSTVILQDMDLSAPFSSNATSNTESIPGSLNWELPEAHHSDSLDTDLDFSWFQGEHFFANTGLQNFQFQDYSSSTSLLSELPPHLWYGNDTLTSIP
- the LOC106436806 gene encoding two-component response regulator ARR11 isoform X3 encodes the protein MLTCATSDRYLNGAKYSEGNFFTRKRKQKPPLPLTSFQKKKHSLTHTPLSISPFLSLLLLPANMEKGFSPVGLRVLVVDDDPTWLKILEKMLKKCSYEVTTCGLAREALRLLRERKDGFDIVISDVNMPDMDGFKLLEHVGLELDLPVIMMSVDGETSRVMKGVQHGACDYLLKPIRMKELKIIWQHVLRKKLQEVRDIEGCCYDVGADWFTQAQFLGGGEDVSFGKKRKDFDFEKKLFQDESDQSSSSKKARVVWSYELHQKFVNAVNQIGCDHKAGPKKILDLMNIPWLTRENVASHLQKYRLYLSRLEKGKEIKCYSGGVKNMDSPPKDAEINSGHQSPGKSSSYAFLKATETDPKQLASASVSDPTSDVHMPPKAKKTRIGYDPPISSGVFDSRLPWNDVPDPLESKPPILYENNFLQQQPLPSQSSYVANSAPSLMQEEMKPSYVNADEFLMPQDKNSTVILQDMDLSAPFSSNATSNTESIPGSLNWELPEAHHSDSLDTDLDFSWFQGEHFFANTGLQNFQFQDYSSSTSLLSELPPHLWYGNDTLTSIP
- the LOC106436806 gene encoding two-component response regulator ARR11 isoform X2 is translated as MLTCATSDRYLNGAKYSEGNFFTRKRKQKPPLPLTSFQKKKHSLTHTPLSISPFLSLLLLPANMEKGFSPVGLRVLVVDDDPTWLKILEKMLKKCSYEGSLLLFLCFYTLGVHLLNFLCFCFNPVAVTTCGLAREALRLLRERKDGFDIVISDVNMPDMDGFKLLEHVGLELDLPVIMMSVDGETSRVMKGVQHGACDYLLKPIRMKELKIIWQHVLRKKLQEVRDIEGCCYDVGADWFTQAQFLGGGEDVSFGKKRKDFDFEKKLFQDESDQSSSSKKARVVWSYELHQKFVNAVNQIGCDHKAGPKKILDLMNIPWLTRENVASHLQKYRLYLSRLEKGKEIKCYSGGVKNMDSPPKDAEINSGHQSPGKSSSYAFLKATETDPKQLASASVSDPTSDVHMPPKAKKTRIGYDPPISSGVFDSRLPWNDVPDPLESKPPILYENNFLQQQPLPSQSSYVANSAPSLMQEEMKPSYVNADEFLMPQDKNSTVILQDMDLSAPFSSNATSNTESIPGSLNWELPEAHHSDSLDTDLDFSWFQGEHFFANTGLQNFQFQDYSSSTSLLSELPPHL